The genomic window gtgtgtgtgtgtgtgtgtgtgtgtgtgtgtgtgtgtgtgtgtgtgtgtgtgtgtgtgtgtgtgtgtgtgaggaaaaagTTGTTCGTTCGTGACAAGTGACAATCGCttcccattcacacacacacacacacacacacacacacacacacacacacacacacacacacacaatagagaggttacttgtgtgtgtgtgtgtgtgtgtgtgtgtgtgtgtgtgtgtgtgtgtgtgtgtgtgtgtgtgtgtgtgttcgcattACACCTACACCTGCACTAAACTATCTGGAGGGGGCGTTGGGGGCGGCGCCTGGAGGGGGGAcgctgaggagggaggaggaggggcgggggtTATAGTGACCTCACATGACACCTGGCTGTCGCCCCCCACCCTGTTCCCTGTcccgcccccctccctctcctccccctcgtcGTCATCCTCGTTCTCCACGTCgatgtcctcgtcctcgtcgtcctggggcggcagcggcaggagggggaaggcgagggagggcaggaggggcgGGGGTCGCAGCGCCCTGTCCAGGATGGTGGGGCCGTCCGATTCGTGCTTCTTCATGTGGCGGTCCAGGTTGGTCTGCTGGCCGAAGGCACGCTCGCACAGGCGACACTTGTAGGGCTTCTCCTTGTTGTGGATGTTGCGCACGTGGCGCTGCAGGTTGGACGAGATGCTGAACGACCGCTCGCAGAACTTGCACTTGTACGGCTGCTCGCCCGTGTGCGTGCGCAGGTGGCGCGTCAGGTTGGCCGAGCGCGGGAACACCTTGCCGCAGAACTTGCACGAGTACCGCTCCCGGGGCCGCGCAGGACGCCCGGGGGGTGCTCCGCCTGGCGCCGCTCCCTGAGGCCGCCCAGCAAGTGCCTGGAGGGCGCCAGGGCGGGAAAGGGCCGCAGCAAAGGATAGGCGGGGAAACGCGGCTCGTGCAGGGGCAGCATGGGGTAGGGGTGGCTGGACGGCGGCAGGGGCGGGAAGGGCACCCCGCGGCCACCCCCAGGGTACAGCAGAGGGGAGGGGTGTAGGGGGCGCGGGTACAGGATGGGGGGCAGCGGAGGGGGGCGTGGCGCGGGTAGTCTGTAGCATTCCAGCATCTTAATGCCTTCGTGGGGGGCGTGAAGGGGGCTCGTCTGGGGAGGCACCAGCGGCGCGGGAGGCTCGCTGGGGGGACGTGGGGAGCGGCGCCCCTCACCGCTGGCCCGCCGCTTCCTGTGAGCGAGGCGCAAGTCCAGGGGCTGATCTGCCGGGGACAGGGGCGGGTGGGCGGCGGTGGGCGGGCTGTCCCCACGCCCATCCCCCGGGGACAGGCCCAGGGGCACATCAGACGCCGCCCTGGGGCCTGTGACCTCGCAGGGACCTAAATCAGGGCAGGTCACGCCTACACTTAGAGCACCGAGCGTGTGA from Scylla paramamosain isolate STU-SP2022 chromosome 40, ASM3559412v1, whole genome shotgun sequence includes these protein-coding regions:
- the LOC135092545 gene encoding transcription factor hamlet-like; protein product: MSIARPPIPPALHLAPRPTPTQALAPPTHTLGALSVGVTCPDLGPCEVTGPRAASDVPLGLSPGDGRGDSPPTAAHPPLSPADQPLDLRLAHRKRRASGEGRRSPRPPSEPPAPLVPPQTSPLHAPHEGIKMLECYRLPAPRPPPLPPILYPRPLHPSPLLYPGGGRGALAGRPQGAAPGGAPPGRPARPRERYSCKFCGKVFPRSANLTRHLRTHTGEQPYKCKFCERSFSISSNLQRHVRNIHNKEKPYKCRLCERAFGQQTNLDRHMKKHESDGPTILDRALRPPPLLPSLAFPLLPLPPQDDEDEDIDVENEDDDEGEEREGGGTGNRVGGDSQVSCEVTITPAPPPPSSASPLQAPPPTPPPDSLVQV